From Fusobacterium perfoetens, one genomic window encodes:
- a CDS encoding proline--tRNA ligase: protein MRFSNYYIKTLKETPKEAEVASHKLLLRAGMIKKMASGVYSYLPMGYRTLRKVENIVREEMNRAGAIELFMPVLLPAEIWQESGRWDVMGAEMIRLKDRHERDFVLGPTHEEAITDIVRNDIFSYKSLPVNLYQIQTKFRDERRPRFGLMRGREFLMKDAYSFSVDRAGLDKEFDNMQEAYSKIFTRCGLDFRIVDADSGAIGGSGSREFHVMANSGEDELIFCDHCHYGANVEKATDVITSLPKEELKEAVLVDTPNIAKIEDVVEALNVEIERTVKAIMYKDVVNDAPYMVLIRGDIEVNEVKVKNLINTIDIAMLTDEEIAKLGLFKGFIGPYGMDLKAKGITVIADPSVTEIPNHTAGGNKPDTHYLNVNYGRDYEADIVADVRRVKEGDTCSICGKPLRVARGIECGHIFKLGKKYSEAMHAVVLDENGKEVVMEMGCYGIGISRTMAAAIEQNNDENGIIWPTAIAPFIVDVIATNMKDEAQVKLAEELLEALESNGIETIYDDRNERAGFKFKDADLIGFPFKVVCGKKSSEGIVELKIRRTGETLEVAKENVVETVKELMKKY from the coding sequence ATGAGATTTAGTAATTACTACATAAAAACTCTTAAAGAAACCCCAAAAGAAGCTGAAGTAGCAAGTCATAAACTACTTTTAAGAGCTGGAATGATTAAAAAAATGGCAAGTGGAGTTTATTCATACTTACCTATGGGTTATAGAACTTTGAGAAAAGTAGAAAACATAGTAAGAGAAGAGATGAATAGAGCAGGGGCTATCGAGTTATTTATGCCAGTTTTACTACCAGCTGAGATTTGGCAAGAATCTGGAAGATGGGACGTAATGGGAGCAGAAATGATAAGACTTAAGGATAGACATGAAAGAGATTTTGTCCTTGGGCCAACTCACGAAGAAGCTATAACAGATATCGTAAGAAATGATATTTTTTCTTATAAATCTTTACCAGTAAATTTATATCAAATCCAAACTAAATTTAGAGATGAAAGAAGACCTAGATTTGGACTTATGAGAGGAAGAGAATTTCTTATGAAAGACGCTTATTCTTTCTCAGTAGATAGAGCAGGACTTGATAAAGAATTTGATAATATGCAAGAAGCTTATTCAAAAATATTTACAAGATGTGGATTAGATTTTAGAATTGTTGACGCTGATTCAGGTGCAATCGGTGGAAGTGGTTCAAGAGAATTCCACGTTATGGCAAATTCTGGGGAAGATGAATTAATTTTCTGTGACCACTGTCATTATGGAGCTAACGTAGAAAAAGCCACTGATGTTATAACTTCTTTACCAAAAGAAGAATTAAAAGAGGCTGTTCTTGTAGATACACCAAATATTGCAAAAATAGAAGATGTTGTAGAAGCTCTTAATGTAGAAATAGAAAGAACAGTAAAAGCTATAATGTATAAAGACGTTGTTAACGACGCTCCTTATATGGTACTTATCAGAGGAGATATTGAAGTTAACGAAGTAAAAGTTAAAAACTTAATCAATACTATTGATATAGCAATGTTAACTGACGAAGAAATTGCAAAACTTGGACTTTTCAAAGGGTTCATCGGACCATATGGAATGGATTTAAAAGCTAAAGGAATAACAGTTATAGCTGACCCATCAGTTACAGAGATTCCTAACCACACAGCTGGAGGAAATAAACCAGATACTCACTACTTAAATGTAAACTATGGAAGAGATTATGAAGCTGATATAGTTGCTGATGTAAGAAGAGTTAAAGAGGGAGATACTTGCTCAATCTGTGGAAAACCACTAAGAGTTGCAAGAGGAATAGAATGTGGACATATCTTTAAACTTGGTAAAAAATATTCTGAAGCTATGCACGCTGTTGTATTAGATGAAAATGGAAAAGAAGTTGTTATGGAAATGGGTTGCTATGGAATTGGAATTTCAAGAACTATGGCAGCAGCAATAGAACAAAATAATGACGAAAATGGAATTATTTGGCCAACAGCTATCGCTCCATTTATAGTTGATGTTATCGCTACTAATATGAAAGATGAAGCTCAAGTTAAATTAGCTGAAGAATTATTAGAAGCTTTAGAATCAAATGGAATCGAAACAATCTACGACGATAGAAACGAAAGAGCAGGATTTAAATTTAAAGATGCTGACTTAATTGGATTCCCATTCAAAGTAGTTTGTGGTAAAAAATCTTCTGAAGGAATAGTTGAGTTAAAAATAAGAAGAACTGGAGAAACTTTAGAAGTAGCAAAAGAAAATGTTGTAGAAACAGTAAAAGAATTAATGAAAAAATATTAA
- a CDS encoding dicarboxylate/amino acid:cation symporter yields the protein MKKFGLLPKLILGILAGIAIGKMKVLFVVELLATFNNIFGSFLGFIIPLIIVGFVAPGIGNLGKSAGKLLGGSTVLAYVSTIIAGSFAYVVDTNIFPKLLNVGSFILHDTTNPEEALVKSLINIKIAPLMDVMTALVLAFVLGLGIAYLKEDTVKKFMDEFQLIVEGTIKSVIIPLLPFHISGIFANMTYAGKVEMIIAVFAKVFVVIITLHILILLFQYTVAGSLNGKNPISLIRNMLPAYFTAVGTQSSAATIPVTLAQTKKNGANDGIAEFTVPLFATIHLSGSTITLTSCSLAIMMLEGMNFSFGSYFGFILMLGVTMVAAPGVPGGAVMAALGLIQSMLGFNAELSSLMIALYLAQDSFGTACNVTGDGALALIVNKFAGFSLDKANK from the coding sequence ATGAAAAAATTTGGTTTACTGCCTAAATTAATATTAGGTATTCTTGCAGGTATCGCTATTGGAAAGATGAAAGTTTTATTTGTGGTTGAGTTATTAGCTACTTTTAATAATATCTTCGGTAGCTTTTTAGGATTTATTATTCCACTTATTATTGTTGGTTTCGTAGCACCAGGTATTGGAAATCTTGGAAAAAGTGCTGGTAAATTATTAGGTGGATCTACTGTTTTAGCTTATGTTTCTACAATTATTGCTGGTAGTTTTGCTTATGTTGTAGATACTAATATTTTTCCTAAACTTTTAAACGTTGGATCTTTCATCCTTCACGATACTACTAACCCTGAAGAAGCTTTAGTAAAATCACTTATTAATATAAAAATAGCTCCTTTAATGGACGTTATGACAGCTCTAGTTTTAGCATTCGTTTTAGGACTTGGAATTGCTTATTTAAAAGAAGATACTGTCAAAAAATTTATGGACGAGTTTCAACTTATTGTTGAAGGAACAATAAAATCAGTTATTATTCCTCTTTTACCATTCCATATTTCTGGAATATTTGCAAATATGACTTATGCTGGAAAAGTTGAAATGATAATAGCTGTTTTTGCAAAAGTTTTCGTAGTAATCATCACTCTACATATATTAATACTTTTATTCCAATATACAGTGGCTGGTTCTCTAAATGGAAAAAATCCTATATCTTTAATAAGAAATATGTTACCAGCATACTTCACAGCTGTTGGAACTCAATCATCAGCAGCAACTATTCCTGTAACTTTAGCTCAAACTAAGAAAAATGGTGCTAATGATGGTATCGCTGAATTTACAGTTCCGTTATTTGCTACTATCCATTTATCAGGAAGTACAATTACTTTAACAAGTTGTTCTCTAGCAATAATGATGTTAGAAGGAATGAATTTCTCATTCGGTTCTTATTTTGGATTTATCCTAATGCTTGGAGTTACAATGGTCGCAGCACCTGGAGTTCCTGGTGGAGCTGTAATGGCTGCTCTTGGACTTATCCAATCTATGCTTGGATTTAACGCTGAATTATCATCTCTTATGATAGCTCTATACCTAGCTCAAGACAGTTTCGGTACTGCTTGTAACGTAACTGGTGACGGAGCATTAGCATTAATCGTTAATAAATTTGCAGGATTTTCTCTTGATAAAGCAAATAAATAA
- the hflX gene encoding GTPase HflX translates to MIGGNTLGIKDYLLKELENFLEEKIEKGKFLSEEIFLKIVEISHNINKEISVAIDRNGKIIDINIGDSGSATLPKVTSKDRKLCGVRIIHTHPSGNAKLSDVDISALIELKLDAMSAIGINKDGSINGISMGFCKVVDNNILHEEYMSRNLHTVENYNFLAKIQEIEKELRARIIDEDYKEYAILVGRESEESLAELKELASACDIETVHIMLQKGSKIDKSFYIGSGKVIELARAKQIRAANLIIFDEELSGIQIRNLEDNIGCRVIDRTSLILEIFARRARTKEAKIQVKLAELKYKGTRLIGFGTELSRIGGGLGNRGLGETKLELDRRKIKDEIASLRDELEKIKKIRGTQRERREKSNMGKISLVGYTNVGKSTLRNLIVKNYCKDNSNKTEDVFAENMLFATLDTTVRVVELKDKKEVAVIDTVGFIRKLPHDLVEAFKSTLEEVIFSDVLIHVVDSSSENLYKEISVVEGVLKELGCDDKPTILALNKTDKVETEKLLEIKEKLANYEIVEISAKENINIDTLLEKAIEKLPETLKKVEYLIPYQDTAISAYIHNNASVVSEEYQGEGIYLVAMVDEKVYNKCKKYEK, encoded by the coding sequence ATGATTGGTGGAAATACCTTGGGAATCAAGGATTATCTGTTAAAAGAATTAGAAAATTTTTTAGAAGAAAAGATAGAAAAAGGAAAATTTTTAAGTGAAGAGATATTTTTAAAAATAGTTGAGATAAGTCACAATATAAATAAAGAGATAAGTGTGGCTATAGATAGAAATGGAAAAATAATAGATATAAATATTGGAGATAGTGGAAGTGCCACTCTACCAAAAGTTACATCAAAGGATAGAAAACTTTGTGGAGTGAGAATTATTCACACTCACCCTAGTGGAAATGCAAAACTATCAGATGTGGATATCTCAGCTCTTATTGAGTTAAAGCTTGATGCTATGTCAGCCATAGGAATTAATAAAGATGGAAGTATCAATGGAATTTCTATGGGATTTTGTAAAGTGGTTGATAATAATATTCTTCACGAAGAATATATGTCGAGAAATCTTCATACAGTGGAAAATTATAATTTCTTGGCAAAAATCCAAGAGATTGAAAAAGAGTTAAGAGCGAGAATTATAGATGAAGATTACAAAGAGTATGCAATCTTAGTTGGAAGAGAATCAGAGGAAAGTTTGGCAGAGTTAAAAGAGCTTGCCAGTGCTTGTGATATAGAAACAGTGCATATTATGTTACAAAAAGGAAGTAAGATAGATAAAAGTTTCTATATCGGTAGTGGAAAAGTTATCGAACTTGCTAGAGCAAAACAGATAAGAGCAGCTAACCTTATAATTTTTGATGAGGAACTTTCAGGTATCCAAATAAGAAACCTTGAAGATAATATCGGTTGTAGAGTAATTGATAGAACATCTTTGATTTTGGAAATTTTTGCTAGAAGAGCGAGAACTAAAGAGGCAAAAATCCAAGTAAAACTTGCTGAGTTAAAATACAAGGGAACAAGACTTATAGGTTTTGGAACTGAGCTTTCAAGAATTGGAGGAGGTCTTGGAAATAGAGGACTTGGAGAAACAAAACTAGAGCTTGATAGAAGAAAAATAAAAGATGAGATAGCTAGTCTTAGAGATGAGCTTGAAAAAATAAAAAAAATAAGAGGAACACAAAGAGAGAGAAGAGAAAAATCTAATATGGGAAAAATCTCTTTGGTTGGATATACAAACGTTGGAAAATCTACTCTTAGAAACTTGATTGTAAAAAATTATTGTAAAGATAACTCTAATAAAACTGAAGACGTTTTTGCTGAAAATATGTTATTCGCAACACTTGATACAACAGTTAGAGTTGTAGAATTAAAGGATAAAAAAGAGGTAGCTGTAATAGATACAGTCGGATTTATAAGAAAATTACCTCACGATTTAGTTGAAGCTTTTAAATCAACACTTGAAGAAGTAATTTTCTCAGATGTTTTAATCCACGTTGTAGATTCGTCAAGTGAAAATCTATACAAAGAAATCTCTGTAGTAGAGGGAGTTTTAAAGGAACTTGGTTGTGATGATAAACCAACTATCTTAGCACTTAACAAAACTGATAAGGTAGAGACAGAAAAACTTTTAGAGATAAAAGAAAAACTAGCTAACTACGAGATAGTTGAGATAAGTGCAAAGGAAAATATAAATATAGATACTTTACTTGAAAAAGCTATTGAAAAACTACCAGAAACACTAAAAAAAGTTGAATATTTGATTCCATATCAAGATACAGCAATCTCAGCTTATATTCATAACAACGCATCTGTGGTCAGTGAAGAGTATCAAGGAGAGGGAATTTATCTAGTAGCTATGGTAGATGAAAAGGTTTATAACAAATGCAAAAAATATGAAAAATAA
- the pyrB gene encoding aspartate carbamoyltransferase has protein sequence MRNFISMKEFDREEILEILERARELEENPNQDLIKNKIAATLFFEPSTRTRLSFTSACFRIGAKVLGFDSPDATSLKKGESLRDTIKMINGYSDIVIMRHLRDGAAKFAGDVSDIPVINAGDGANEHPSQTLLDLYTIKKEFGTLDGHTTAFVGDLKYGRTVHSLAKALSKFECKKFYFVAPDELQITQEILDELDEKGIEYELVSDYKDILKEVDVLYMTRIQRERFEVPELYEKLKNVYIISKDTIVGKCKENMIILHPLPRVNEINIDLDETKHALYFKQAKNGVPIREAMIGIALDKLKLNYKDKAKNEIIKSEKQVCNNHNCITKFEETDNKIEIKNGKKFCYYCGREIKD, from the coding sequence GTGAGAAATTTTATTTCAATGAAAGAATTTGACAGGGAAGAGATTTTAGAAATTTTGGAAAGAGCTAGAGAATTGGAAGAAAATCCAAATCAAGATTTGATTAAAAACAAAATAGCTGCGACACTTTTCTTTGAACCATCTACAAGAACTAGATTGTCTTTTACTTCAGCTTGTTTTAGAATAGGAGCGAAAGTTTTAGGATTTGATAGTCCAGATGCCACTTCACTAAAAAAAGGGGAAAGCCTAAGAGATACTATAAAAATGATAAATGGATATTCTGATATAGTTATTATGAGACATTTAAGAGACGGAGCAGCAAAATTTGCTGGAGATGTGTCAGATATTCCTGTTATAAATGCAGGAGACGGAGCTAATGAACACCCAAGTCAAACACTACTTGACCTTTACACAATTAAAAAAGAGTTCGGAACTTTAGACGGACACACAACAGCTTTTGTAGGGGATTTAAAATATGGAAGAACAGTTCACTCACTTGCAAAAGCATTATCAAAATTTGAATGTAAAAAATTCTACTTTGTAGCTCCAGATGAATTACAAATCACTCAAGAGATTTTAGATGAGTTAGATGAAAAAGGGATTGAATATGAATTAGTTAGCGACTACAAAGATATTTTAAAAGAAGTTGACGTACTTTATATGACAAGAATCCAAAGAGAGAGATTTGAAGTTCCAGAACTTTATGAAAAATTAAAAAATGTTTACATAATCTCAAAAGATACAATAGTTGGGAAATGTAAAGAGAATATGATAATACTTCACCCATTACCAAGAGTAAATGAAATAAATATAGATTTAGATGAAACTAAACATGCACTTTATTTCAAACAAGCTAAAAATGGCGTGCCTATAAGAGAGGCAATGATAGGAATAGCACTTGATAAACTTAAATTAAATTATAAAGATAAAGCAAAAAATGAAATAATTAAATCGGAAAAACAAGTTTGCAATAATCATAATTGTATAACAAAATTTGAAGAAACTGACAATAAAATTGAAATAAAAAATGGTAAAAAATTCTGTTACTATTGTGGTAGAGAAATAAAAGATTAG
- a CDS encoding dihydroorotate dehydrogenase electron transfer subunit, which translates to MFLEDCKVLENRQVFGNYYLMKLKGEKSINVARAGQFYMLQCKGQGTILRRPISLHYINKKDNTIEFYYEVKGLGTVEFSQLKEGDTLNLQGPLGNGFTTDVTGKTIVVVGGGMGIAPTKLLIERLKENGNKVIFICGGRSHGAVAILKNIDTEGVETYITTDDGSCGTKGNVTIPLREILSKGGVDAVYTCGPHKMLEFVGKVAGEFGVYCEVSLEERMACGVKACVGCSILTNEGMKKVCHDGPVFDSKIIIDINPKNPLPCDCNK; encoded by the coding sequence ATGTTTTTAGAAGATTGCAAAGTCTTAGAAAATAGACAAGTTTTTGGAAATTACTACTTAATGAAATTAAAAGGTGAAAAATCAATAAATGTAGCTAGAGCAGGACAATTTTATATGCTACAATGTAAAGGACAAGGAACAATATTAAGAAGACCTATAAGTCTACATTACATTAACAAAAAAGATAACACTATTGAATTTTATTATGAAGTAAAAGGATTAGGAACTGTTGAGTTTAGTCAATTAAAAGAGGGAGATACATTAAATCTTCAAGGACCTTTAGGAAATGGATTTACTACTGATGTAACAGGAAAAACAATAGTAGTTGTTGGTGGAGGAATGGGAATCGCTCCTACAAAACTATTAATAGAAAGATTAAAAGAAAATGGAAATAAAGTAATATTTATCTGTGGAGGAAGAAGTCACGGAGCTGTGGCAATCCTTAAAAATATAGATACTGAGGGAGTTGAAACATATATAACTACTGATGATGGTTCTTGTGGAACAAAAGGAAATGTTACAATACCTCTAAGAGAAATTTTATCAAAAGGTGGAGTTGACGCAGTATATACTTGTGGACCTCACAAAATGTTAGAATTTGTTGGAAAAGTAGCTGGAGAGTTTGGAGTTTACTGTGAAGTATCTTTAGAAGAGAGAATGGCTTGTGGAGTAAAAGCTTGTGTAGGTTGCTCAATTCTAACTAACGAGGGAATGAAAAAAGTTTGCCACGACGGACCAGTATTTGATAGTAAAATAATAATTGATATCAATCCAAAAAATCCATTACCTTGTGATTGTAATAAATAG
- a CDS encoding dihydroorotate dehydrogenase: MNRLKVNFLGVEFDNPIVTSSGCFGFGLEYKDYFDPNELGGITLKGLTLEPRTGNMGPRIAETPCGILNCVGLENPGIEVFEKEIIPKLKKEGVTTRLIANINGSTVDQYVEIAKRVNEIEEIDLVELNISCPNVKDGGMAFGANPEVAGRTTREVKKVLTKKPLIVKLSPNVTNIVEIAKIVEANGADAISMINTLLGMRIDIKTGKPILGNTMGGMSGPAVKPIAVRMVYQVAQNVNIPIIGMGGINSWEDAVEFIMAGATMVSIGTGIFPNPVLPVEVKAGLQKYAEENNLENIQDIRGIAFRK, from the coding sequence ATGAATAGATTAAAAGTTAATTTTTTAGGAGTAGAATTTGACAATCCAATAGTTACATCATCTGGTTGCTTTGGATTTGGACTTGAATATAAAGATTATTTTGACCCAAATGAACTTGGAGGAATTACATTAAAAGGTTTAACACTAGAACCAAGAACAGGAAATATGGGACCAAGAATAGCTGAAACACCTTGTGGAATTTTAAACTGTGTTGGACTAGAAAACCCAGGAATTGAAGTTTTTGAAAAAGAAATCATACCAAAACTAAAAAAAGAGGGAGTTACAACAAGACTTATTGCTAACATAAACGGAAGTACAGTTGACCAATATGTTGAGATTGCAAAAAGAGTAAACGAAATTGAAGAGATAGATTTAGTAGAACTTAATATCTCTTGTCCAAACGTAAAAGATGGAGGAATGGCTTTTGGAGCAAATCCAGAAGTTGCTGGAAGAACTACAAGAGAAGTTAAAAAAGTTTTAACTAAAAAACCTCTAATTGTAAAACTTTCTCCAAATGTAACAAATATAGTTGAGATTGCAAAAATTGTTGAAGCTAATGGAGCTGACGCAATATCAATGATAAATACATTACTAGGAATGAGAATAGATATAAAAACTGGAAAACCAATCTTAGGAAATACTATGGGAGGAATGTCTGGACCAGCAGTAAAACCTATCGCAGTAAGAATGGTTTATCAAGTGGCACAAAATGTAAATATCCCAATAATTGGAATGGGAGGAATTAATTCTTGGGAAGATGCTGTTGAATTTATAATGGCAGGGGCAACAATGGTATCAATCGGAACTGGAATTTTCCCAAATCCTGTACTTCCAGTAGAAGTTAAAGCAGGACTTCAAAAATATGCTGAAGAAAACAATTTAGAAAATATTCAAGATATAAGAGGAATAGCTTTTAGAAAATAA
- the pyrF gene encoding orotidine-5'-phosphate decarboxylase, whose amino-acid sequence MNAKDRLIIALDFPTMDKAVELVEKLGDTASFYKVGLELFLNSKGKMVEYLAEKGKKIFLDLKFHDIPNTTAMASVFAAKENVFMFNVHATGGKKMMSKVVEEAKKINEKSLLIAVTILTSLSEEEVKETFLTEASIKELAMNLARLTKEAGMDGVVCSPWEAKYIKEALGKEFRTVCPGVRPAWSATNDQTRIMTPKNAILNGCDFLVVGRPITKNEDPVNATKLVLAEIEEGLKEGGLC is encoded by the coding sequence ATAAATGCAAAGGACAGATTAATAATAGCACTAGATTTCCCTACAATGGATAAAGCAGTAGAATTAGTAGAAAAATTAGGAGATACAGCATCTTTTTATAAAGTTGGTTTAGAATTATTCTTAAACTCAAAAGGAAAAATGGTAGAATACTTAGCTGAGAAAGGTAAAAAAATATTTTTAGACCTTAAATTCCACGATATACCAAATACAACAGCGATGGCATCAGTTTTCGCTGCAAAAGAAAATGTATTTATGTTTAACGTACACGCAACTGGTGGGAAAAAAATGATGTCTAAAGTTGTAGAAGAAGCTAAAAAAATAAATGAAAAATCACTTTTAATAGCTGTAACAATTCTTACAAGCTTATCAGAAGAGGAAGTAAAAGAAACTTTCTTAACTGAAGCGAGCATTAAAGAACTTGCTATGAACTTAGCAAGACTTACAAAAGAAGCTGGAATGGACGGAGTAGTTTGCTCTCCTTGGGAAGCTAAATATATAAAAGAAGCTTTAGGAAAAGAATTTAGAACTGTATGTCCAGGTGTAAGACCAGCTTGGTCAGCAACTAACGACCAAACAAGAATAATGACTCCAAAAAATGCTATATTAAATGGTTGTGATTTCTTAGTAGTTGGAAGACCAATAACTAAAAATGAAGACCCAGTTAACGCTACAAAATTAGTTCTAGCAGAAATAGAAGAAGGACTAAAAGAAGGTGGTCTATGCTAA
- a CDS encoding dihydroorotase, which produces MLIKNGLVEVDGQIKFQDILIENEKIKEIADEINIISEEVIDAQGGYILPGVIDPHVHMRDPGLTHKEDFETGSMACAKGGVTTFLDMPNTIPNTITEEALLDKKRDAVGRSYVDYGFYFGGSKNDNSLEVAKVKDMAVATKVFMNVSTGNMLVEDEKILENIFKSSKLVAVHAEGEMVAKAIELSEKAKTPVYLCHLSTKEEIEMVREAKAKGLEIYAEVTPHHLFLNQEYVGSDNLLRMKPELKTKEDNEALWEGIVDGTVDTIGTDHAPHTLAEKTEKLTFGIPGVQFSLEMMLKAVKGERITLEKLKEIMCENPAKIFGIKNKGKLEVGYDADIVIVDMKNEEKITNEEVVSKCGWTPYNGRTRGGKVMATLVRGNVVYNERRIKKFINNKIGKEVM; this is translated from the coding sequence ATGCTAATAAAAAACGGATTGGTAGAAGTTGACGGACAAATAAAATTTCAAGATATATTAATAGAAAATGAAAAAATAAAAGAGATAGCTGATGAGATAAATATCATCAGTGAAGAGGTAATAGATGCTCAAGGTGGATATATTTTACCTGGAGTTATCGACCCTCACGTTCATATGAGAGACCCGGGGCTAACTCATAAAGAGGATTTTGAAACTGGAAGTATGGCTTGTGCAAAAGGTGGAGTGACAACTTTTTTAGATATGCCAAATACAATTCCAAATACAATAACTGAAGAAGCTCTTCTTGATAAAAAAAGAGATGCCGTTGGCAGAAGTTATGTTGATTACGGATTTTATTTCGGTGGAAGTAAAAACGACAACTCTTTAGAAGTAGCAAAAGTAAAAGATATGGCAGTGGCTACAAAAGTATTTATGAATGTTTCAACAGGAAATATGCTTGTAGAAGATGAAAAAATATTAGAAAATATTTTTAAATCTTCAAAACTTGTGGCAGTTCACGCTGAGGGAGAAATGGTAGCAAAAGCTATCGAGCTATCAGAAAAAGCAAAAACTCCAGTATATCTTTGTCATTTATCAACAAAAGAAGAGATAGAAATGGTAAGAGAGGCTAAAGCAAAAGGTTTAGAAATTTATGCTGAGGTAACTCCACATCATCTATTCTTAAATCAAGAATATGTAGGAAGTGACAATCTTCTTAGAATGAAACCAGAACTTAAAACTAAAGAGGACAACGAAGCTCTTTGGGAAGGAATAGTTGACGGAACTGTTGATACAATAGGAACAGACCACGCTCCTCACACTTTAGCTGAAAAAACAGAAAAATTAACTTTTGGAATACCAGGAGTTCAATTTTCTTTAGAAATGATGTTAAAAGCTGTAAAAGGAGAAAGAATAACTTTAGAAAAACTTAAAGAAATTATGTGTGAAAATCCAGCTAAAATATTTGGAATAAAAAATAAAGGAAAATTAGAAGTTGGATATGACGCTGATATAGTTATCGTTGATATGAAAAATGAAGAAAAAATAACTAACGAAGAAGTAGTTTCAAAATGCGGTTGGACACCTTATAACGGAAGAACTAGAGGTGGAAAAGTTATGGCTACTTTAGTTAGAGGAAATGTAGTTTACAACGAAAGAAGAATTAAAAAATTTATAAATAATAAAATTGGTAAGGAAGTGATGTAA
- the pyrE gene encoding orotate phosphoribosyltransferase, with protein sequence MDRARGVAHSLLSVGAVKLNVGQPFTFVSGIKSPIYCDNRKMIGYPEERKVVVDGFVEVLKDKEFDVVAGTATAGIPWAGFIAERLNVPMAYIRSEKKDHGAGRQIEGADFEGKKVIVIEDLISTGGSSIKAVEAAKAAGATEVEVVAIFSYQFTKAEENFKNAGVKLTNLSDFTTLIGLATEQNYLNKEEQEIALKWNKSPNTWGV encoded by the coding sequence ATGGATAGAGCAAGAGGAGTAGCACATTCATTATTATCAGTAGGAGCTGTAAAATTAAACGTAGGACAACCATTTACATTTGTATCTGGAATAAAAAGTCCAATATACTGTGACAACAGAAAAATGATAGGATATCCAGAAGAAAGAAAAGTAGTAGTTGATGGATTCGTTGAAGTTTTAAAAGATAAAGAATTTGATGTAGTAGCTGGAACTGCAACAGCTGGAATCCCTTGGGCTGGATTTATAGCTGAAAGATTAAACGTACCAATGGCTTACATTCGTTCTGAGAAAAAAGACCACGGAGCTGGAAGACAAATCGAAGGAGCAGACTTTGAAGGGAAAAAAGTTATCGTTATAGAAGACTTAATCTCTACTGGTGGAAGTTCTATAAAAGCTGTTGAGGCAGCTAAAGCAGCTGGAGCTACTGAAGTTGAAGTTGTAGCAATATTCTCATATCAATTTACAAAAGCTGAAGAAAACTTTAAAAATGCAGGAGTTAAATTAACTAACCTTTCTGATTTCACAACATTAATCGGACTTGCAACAGAACAAAACTACTTAAACAAAGAAGAACAAGAAATCGCTTTAAAATGGAATAAATCTCCTAACACTTGGGGAGTTTAA